The genomic region GCCCCGGCGATGAGGATTTTGGCGGAAGGGGTGGCGGTGGACGGAAACTGTGCCGTGGCGGACATGTGCGGGCCCTTTCGAATGCTGCACCAGGCGGGCCGGTCTCGGGCCCTGTTGTGCTGATGGGACCCAGCCTAGGGGGAGCGTTTTTCGCCGGTGTTTCCCTGCCATTGCGGAATTGTCCCCGGCTGTTCGCTGCTTTTTACCACCCGGTAACAATATGCCCCGGCACAGCAACCCGGGGTCACTTAGCGCCCAATTCCAGGGGGTGGGTTGGGCGCTAAGTCACCCCGCGTTGCTGTAGGAGAACCGGTTACACGCGGATGCGGTAGCCGCGCTTCACCACGGTTTCCACGAGCTTGCCGTCCGGCAGGGAGGAGCGGAGCCGGCTGACCGTCATGTCCAGAGCGTGCACCGAGCCGCGCAGTTCCAGGAGCTCGGAGAGCGACTCCCGGGAAAGGACCGCACCGCCGGCGCCCAGGAGCGCGCGGAGCAGCAGCAGCGGCGCCGGGGCGATCTCCACGGGCTCGCCGTCAATGCGCAGCGACCGGCCGCGCAGTTCCACGTTTCCGGAGCGGGTGTCCAGGCGGCGCACATGGTTCAGCGCGAGGTGCTCGCACACCAGCCTGATGAGCGCGCCCATCCGAAAACGCTCCGGCACCAGCGGACTGATGCCGGCATCGAGCAGCGGCTGCGCCGTCACCGGACCAACGACGGCGGTCGTTACGGTGGTCTTGAGGCTCTCCACGAGCTGTTTGTACAGCCCCATCTCGTGGGCCGTGCTCCACATGGCGTCCACGGCAGGGGCGCTCGTGAAGGTGAGGACGTCGAGGTTGCCGCTGCAGGCCGCCTCGATGAGGCGGGGGAGCCGGTCTGCGCCGTCGGGCTTGACCCAGCGGTAAGGGGTCACGGTCAGGACGGTGGCGCCGGACATCCGGAGCCGTTCCAGCTGACGGACATCCGTGTAGCCGTGCAGCTGCACTGCCACGGTCTTGCCGCGCACGCCCTCGGCCAGCAGCATGTCCACCAGCGTCGCCGTGGTCTCGTCGCTGCTGATTCCGACGTCGGCCAGGCCGGCGGCGCGCACGGCGCCGCGGGCTTTGGGTCCGCGGACGAACATCCGGCAGGCGCCAAGGGTTTCCAGCAGCTCCTCACCGATCCCCGACGCGTCCGCCGCCTCGCACCAGCGGCGCATGCCGTAGGCGGTGGTGGCGATGCAGAGGTCAGGTTTGGCTGCGATGATCGCCCTGGTGTCCTCGATCAGGCTGATGTCCTCGTTCACCGGGGCGATCTTCAGTGCCGGGGCATGCAGGACCTCGGCGCCGCGGCGTTCCAGGGCCTCGATGAGGTCCCGCGAACGGCGGTGGGACGTCACACCGATCCGGAAGCCCTCCAACGGGGCCTCGGCGGCAGCCTCCGGCGCTGTTTCGGTGGGTAGTGTGTCAGTGGGGGCTAGTGCATTCATTGCGTTCATGCCTATCACGAACCCAGCAGCGAGGCCGCCAGACGGTCGAGTTCCGCCGCGGCCTCGGCATGCCCGCGGTTGGCCTCAGCCACCCGCACCACCTCGCCGATCACCAGGACAGCGGGATTACTGCAGCCGGCGGCGGCAGTAGTGATGTTGCCCAGTTCAGCGATGGTGGTCTTCTGGCCCGGCCGGTAGCCGCGCTCCACCACAGCCATGGGCATGTCCGTGCGCATCCCGGCGCGGCGCAGGCCGGCGGCGAGGTGGTGCAGCGTACCGATGCCCATCAGCACCACGATGGTCCCGCCAAGGCCGGCCAGGTGCGTCAGTTCCTTCTCCGTGAGCGGGGCGTGGCCGGACACGACGGTGAACATGTGGCTGACTTCACGGTGCGTCACGGGGATGCCGGCGGCAGCCGGCACGGAGATGGCGCTGGTCACGCCGGAAATGACGCGGACGGGGACGCCGGCGGCGACGCAGGAAGCAACTTCCTCACCGCCGCGGCCGAAGACGTACGGGTCGCCGCCCTTGAGACGCACCACGTTGTTGCCTTCCAAGGCGGAAGCGACCATGAGCTTTTCGATGTCGCCCTGGCTCACCTTGTGGTGTCCCGGCCGCTTTCCGACGTCGACGAGTTCGGCAGAGGTGAGGGACGCCAGCTCCTGGTACGGGGCCAGCCGGTCGTAGAACACGACGTCGGCATCCCGCAGTGCCTTGACGGCCGCCACGGTCAGCAGCTCGCCGGTGCCCGGGCCGCCGCCAACCAGCGTGACGTGGCCGGCCCGGCCCGCGGCCGGTTCGGCCGCCACCGGAATGCCGGCGGCGCGGCAGCGGTCCAGCAGAGGCTCCCAGCCGGTCTGGCCGTCCTCCACCGCCGCGACCAGGAAGGGACGCTCGGGCAGGGGACCATCGTGCCCGGCACCCTGCGGGGTGCTGAGGCGCGAGACGACCGCTCCGGCTGCCTCGTAGCGGCGGACGGCCTGGCGGGCGGCGAAATCCGAACCGGTGACCAGGACGTCGCGGCCGGTGAGATCAATGCTGAGCTGCATGCCTATACCTCGTTCTCATCGCGGGGCCGCATGGGGATGGAAGCCCCGATCAGCACCTTGCCTTTTTCCTCTGCCGTTGCCGGACGCATCTGGCCGCGCTCGTCCGGGACGAAAGTGATGGAATCGTCCTTCTGGTCGGGGGCGTTGACGAAGGAGCGGAACCGGCGCAGGCGCTCGGGGTCCTTCAGGGTGTCTGCCCACTCGTCGACGTAGGTGTCCACGTGCTTGGCCATGGCTGCCTCGAGGTCCTCGGCGATGCCCAGGGTGTCGTGCACCACGACGTCCTCGACGTGCTTGATGCCGCCGTCGAGCTCCTCCTGCCAGCGCGCGGTGCGCTGCAGACGGTCGGCGGTGCGGATGTAGTACATGAAGTAACGGTCGATGTACTTGATCAGCGTCTCGTCATCCAGGTCCTTGGCCAGCAGCTGGGCGTGGGCCGGGGTGGCACCGCCGTTGCCGCCGACGTACAGGTTCCAGCCGTCCGCGGTGGCGATCACGCCGACGTCCTTGCCGCGGGCCTCGGCGCACTCGCGGGCGCAGCCGGAAACGCCCATCTTGAGCTTGTGCGGGCTGCGGAGGCCCCGGTAGCGGAGCTCGAGCTGGATGGCCATGGCCACCGAGTCCTGGACACCGAAGCGGCACCACGTGGAGCCGACGCAGGACTTCACCGTGCGCAGGCTCTTGCCGTAGGCCTGGCCGGATTCGAAGCCGGCGTCCACCAGCTCCTTCCAGATCTCCGGAAGCTGCTCCAGCCGGGCACCGAACATATCGATGCGCTGGCCGCCGGTGATCTTGGTGTACAGGTTGTACTTCTCGGCGACGGCGGCAATGACGCCCAGCTTCTTCGGGGTGATCTCACCGCCGGCGATGCGGGGGACCACCGAGTAGGTGCCGTCCTTCTGCATGTTGGCCAGCGCGCGGTCGTTGGTGTCCTGCAGGGTGCCGCGGCCGGCGTCCAGGACGTAGTTGCTGTTCTGGCTGGCGAGGATGTTGGCGATGGTCGGCTTGCAGATGTCGCAGCCTGCGCCGGTGCCGTACTTGGCCATGATCTCCTCGAAGGAGGTCAGTTCCAGGACGCGGATGGCGTCGAAGAGTTCCTGGCGGGACAGTTCGATGTGCTCGCAGAGGGCCTTGGAAACCTCGACGCCGGACTTGGTCAGTTCGGTTTCCAGCAGCTTCTTCAGCATCGGCACGCAGGAACCGCACTGGGTTCCGGCGCGGGTGCAGCCCTTGAGTTCGCCGAGTTCCTGTACGGGGGCGTTGCCGTCGCAGGCGCCGCAGCCGTTGATGGCGTCGCGGATGGTTCCGGCGGTGACGTTGTTGCAGGAGCAGAGGGTGGCGTCGTCCGGCAGCTCGGTCTCGGGGGCTTCCCCGCCACCGGCGGCGGTCAGGTAGGCGCCCGGTTCTGCCGGGAGCTCGCGGCCCAGGAGAGGACGGAGGCTGGTGTAGGGGGCTGCGTCGCCGACGAAGATGCCGCCGAGGAGGGTCTTGGCGTCGTCGGTGGTGACGATCTTCTGGTAAACGCCGCGGGCCGGGTCCGCGTAGACGATTTCGAGGGCGTGCTCCGTCCGGGCGAATGCGTCGCCGAAGCTGGCCACGTCCACGCCGGAAAGCTTGAGCTTGGTGGCGGTATCGAAACCGGGGAACGTGGCCTCGCCACCGTGCAGGCGGTCGGCCACGATTTCGGCCATGGTGTTGGCAGGGGCCACCAGGCCCAGGCACATGCCTTCGAAGTTTGCTACCTCACCGATGGCCCAGATGCCGGGCACCTGGGTGGCGCAGTAATCGTTGATCACGACTCCGCCGCGGGGGCCCAGATCAAACAGGGACTCCTCGCCTTCGGCGGCGCGGAAAAGCTCGTCGCGGGGCTTGACGCCGATGGCCACGATGACGATATCGGCAGGGATGATGCGGCCGTCTGCCATCAGCACACCGGTGACCTGGCCGTCGTCGTCCGCCTGGATTTCGGACGGGAACACACCGCCGTGGACTTCGAAGCCCTTCGCCTCGATGAGTCGGCCCAGGGCCTGTCCGGCGCCTTCGTCGAGCTGGGTGTTCATGAGCCAGGGGGCGCCGTTGATGACGACGGGCGTGGCGCCGAGCTGTTCGGTGCCGGCCGCGGATTCGAGGCCCAGGAGCCCGCCACCGATGGTGACGGCGTTGACCTTGCGGCCGAGCTTTTCAGTCAGCTCGACGATGGACTTGTTGATGGCCCAGACGTCCTCGAGGGTGCGGTAGACGTGCACGCGCTCGGCGCCGGGCAGCGGGAGCCGGGCGGCGTCGGAACCGGTGGCAACCACCAGTTCGTCGTATTCATAGGTGTTGCCGGCTGCGGTTTCAACTGACTTGCCCGCGGTGTTGATCTTCACCACGCGCTCGCCGGTCCGCAGGGTGAGCGACTCGTGTTCCCACATGGAAGCCGCACCTAGCGTCAGGTCAACGGTGCTGTCCGTGAGGGCCTTGCTGAGGGCAACGCGGTCATAGGGCAAGTGGGCTTCTTCGGTCAGAACAGTTACGTGCCAGCCTTCGAGGCCCCGGGCATGCATGGCGTCCGCAAAACGGTGGGCTGCAGGGCCGCCGCCGGCGACCACAATGCGGCGCGGAGTCGATGAGGTTGAAGTCTGTTCGGTCACTGTGGGCCTTTCGCTGGGCCGCAGACGGTGCTCTGCAGCTTGTCCATCCAGACTAGGGAGGCGCAGTTTCGCTTCAGTTTCCCAATTGTTTCGTGAACTTAACTTCTGCATCACGGGCTTGTTTCGGGCCATGTGAGGTGTCTTTTACGTTCTTGACACATTGACTGCACCCCGTCGAAACACCGCCGCCCTAGTTTTGGTATACGGCCGCAGCGGCGGCTACAGCAGGCGCAATTACACGTCTCGCAGGACCGGCCCGCCGCCGGAAAGCACGCAAAAAGGGAGAGGAGCCGGACATGACGGCAACACTGGAACTTGAGGATCTCGCCACCGGATATGCAGGTTGGCACCGCGTCTGCGCCGTGGAGGACCTGGAACTGGCCTGGGGCGAAGCGGCACTCGTGGCCGGCCAGCAGGTGGCCCTGTTCCGCACGGCGCCAGGTGAGGTTTTCGCCGTAGCTCAGGAGGATCCGGCCACCGGCGCCTTCGTCATGGCACGCGGCATCCTCGGATCACGCGGCACGCGCCCCACCATCGCCTCGCCGCTGCACAAGGAGGTCTACGACCTCGAGACGGGCGAGTGCTTCGGCAACGCGGACCTGCGCCTGGCCACGTTCGCCACGCGCATCGTCGATGGCGTCATCGAGGTTGAGCTCTAAGGCTTCTTACAGAGCCACCGGGCCGGTTACAGGCCCAGGGCCTCGCGCACGTCAGTGAGCACCTGGTCCAGCGCGGCCCTGGCAGCCAGCCGGGCTTCGGGCAGTTCGGCTGCAGACCCGACGCTCTTGATGACCTCCAGGTAGCACTTGAGTTTCGGCTCCGTGCCGCTTGGCCGGATGATCACCCGGCTGAGGTCGCGGGTCACATAGAGCAGCCCGTCGGTCGGGGGCAGTTGTTCGCTGCCTTCGGCCAGATCCACGAATGACTCCACGGCTGAACCGCCAAATGATTCGGGCTGGTTCACGCGCAGCCGGTTCATCATGGCATCCAGCAGGCCGAGGTCACCCACGCGGATGTTCAGCTGGTCACTCGCGTGGAGCCCGTGGACCAGGTACAGCTCATCCAGGGTGTCGAAGATCGTCTTGCCCTCGGACTTGGCTGCGGCCGCCAGCTCCGCGATCAGCACCGCGGCGGACAGTCCGTCCTTGTCGCGGACCAGATCCGGTGCAACGCAGTAGCCCAGGGCCTCCTCATAGCCGTAGACGAGGCGCGGCACGCGGGAAATCCACTTGAATCCTGTAAGCGTCTCCTCGTGCGCGTACCCGGCTGCCGCGGCGATGCGTGAAAGCAGCCGGGACGAAACAATCGAATTGGCGAATACTCCGCCGCCCGCGTCCCCTTCGGAGTCGTCCACCCCCGCGGCGGCCAGCCGCGCCACGACATGCGCTCCCAGGAGGGCGCCCACCTCATCGCCTCGCAGCATCCGCCACGCACCCGTGTCCGGGTCCTTCGCGGCCACCGCGGCACGGTCCGCGTCCGGGTCGTTGGCCAGGACGATGTCCGCGTCCGCCTGCATCGCCGCGCCAAGCGCCAGATCCAGCGCGCCCGGTTCCTCGGGGTTGGGAAAACTCACGGTGGGGAAGTCCGGGTCTGGCTCGGCCTGCTCGCTGACCAGCGTCACGTCGGTGAACCCGGCTGCCCGGAGGACGGCGACAGCCGTGGTGCCGCCGACGCCGTGCAACGGTGTCAGGACGATTTTCAGGTTCCGGGCCGGGAACAGCCCGCGGTTGGCAAGCCCCGCCGTGGCGGCCTCGTAGTCCTGAACGATCCCGGCGTCCAGGACCGTCCATCCGTCCTGGGCCAGTGGGATCGAGGCAAGGTCGCCCACGTTGCTGATTTCGGTGGCGATCACGGCGTCGTACGGCGCCACGATTTGCGCGCCCCGGCCGTTTTCCTCCACGGCATGACGGCCGAGGTACACCTTGTAGCCGTTGTCCTGCGGAGGGTTGTGGCTGGCAGTGACCATCACACCGCCGTCGCATTCCAGCGCCCGGACCGCATACGCCAGCAGCGGCGTTGGCAGGGCAGCCGGCATCAGGAACGTCTCGATTCCGGCCGCGGTGAGCACCGCCGCCGTCTCCGCGGCGAAGATGTCTGAGTTGTAGCGGGCGTCATAGCCGACGACGGCGCGCGGCCGTGTGCCGGGCGCAGCCTCCGCCACCGTCCGGACCAGGAAATTGGCGAAGCCCGCCGCTGCGCGGCGGACCACGACGCGGTTCATCCGGTTGGGCCCCGGTCCCAGGGCAGCGCGCAGGCCCGCCGTTCCGAACTGCAGTGTTCCCCGGAAGCTGTCTTCGAGGTCCTGCCGGGCCGCGGGCGTGCCGGCCTCGGTGAGCTTCACGAGTTCGGTCAGCGTTGCCGCGGTGAGCGGGTCCGGATCCTGGGCAGCCCAGGCACGGGCGTCGTTGAGCAGCTGCAGATCGGCTTCGGAAGGCGTCATGGAAACCAAACTATCGTCAAAACCCGGCGGAGCGGTGCCGGACAGCGCAGCGGACCTGTCATAACTCCACCCGTTCGTGGCCGCCGGAATGCTGCTTGACAGCAAAAATTCTGGACACGTAACGTCTGGGTTGTGAAGTTGAACCAGGGGGTGGAGTGGGCTCTCCACTGCTGCGTCAACATGGCATGGGCGCCCGCGGGAGAACCGATCAGCAGCGGCCGGCTGGCCGAGCTGTATAAGCTGCCGCCGGCATACCTGAACAAGCAGCTTCAATGCCTGGTGCGGGCGGGCGTCCTGCAGTCCGTGTCCGGCCCCAAGGGAGGGTTCCAGCTGGCGCGCCGTGCTGACCGGATCTCGGTGCTGGACGTGGTGCTGGCCATCGAAGGCCGGGACCTGGCGTTCCGCTGCGACGGCATCCTGGCGAATTGCCCCGGCGGTGACGCGGACGAGGACTACCTTCGGAGCTGCATCATTTCGCAGTCCATGCGCCATGCGGAGCTGGCCTGGCGCACCGAACTCGCGCGGCAGACCGTGGCAGGCATTGCGCAGTCCCTCGAACGGCGTTTTCCCCAGGCGCGTGCCGACTCGCTCGCCCAACTCCTCGCCACAAACAACGGGCGGGACTAGAGCCGGCCGATGATTTCCGCCAGGAGCTTGGAAA from Arthrobacter globiformis harbors:
- a CDS encoding uroporphyrinogen-III synthase, producing MNALAPTDTLPTETAPEAAAEAPLEGFRIGVTSHRRSRDLIEALERRGAEVLHAPALKIAPVNEDISLIEDTRAIIAAKPDLCIATTAYGMRRWCEAADASGIGEELLETLGACRMFVRGPKARGAVRAAGLADVGISSDETTATLVDMLLAEGVRGKTVAVQLHGYTDVRQLERLRMSGATVLTVTPYRWVKPDGADRLPRLIEAACSGNLDVLTFTSAPAVDAMWSTAHEMGLYKQLVESLKTTVTTAVVGPVTAQPLLDAGISPLVPERFRMGALIRLVCEHLALNHVRRLDTRSGNVELRGRSLRIDGEPVEIAPAPLLLLRALLGAGGAVLSRESLSELLELRGSVHALDMTVSRLRSSLPDGKLVETVVKRGYRIRV
- the cobA gene encoding uroporphyrinogen-III C-methyltransferase is translated as MQLSIDLTGRDVLVTGSDFAARQAVRRYEAAGAVVSRLSTPQGAGHDGPLPERPFLVAAVEDGQTGWEPLLDRCRAAGIPVAAEPAAGRAGHVTLVGGGPGTGELLTVAAVKALRDADVVFYDRLAPYQELASLTSAELVDVGKRPGHHKVSQGDIEKLMVASALEGNNVVRLKGGDPYVFGRGGEEVASCVAAGVPVRVISGVTSAISVPAAAGIPVTHREVSHMFTVVSGHAPLTEKELTHLAGLGGTIVVLMGIGTLHHLAAGLRRAGMRTDMPMAVVERGYRPGQKTTIAELGNITTAAAGCSNPAVLVIGEVVRVAEANRGHAEAAAELDRLAASLLGS
- the nirB gene encoding nitrite reductase large subunit NirB gives rise to the protein MTEQTSTSSTPRRIVVAGGGPAAHRFADAMHARGLEGWHVTVLTEEAHLPYDRVALSKALTDSTVDLTLGAASMWEHESLTLRTGERVVKINTAGKSVETAAGNTYEYDELVVATGSDAARLPLPGAERVHVYRTLEDVWAINKSIVELTEKLGRKVNAVTIGGGLLGLESAAGTEQLGATPVVINGAPWLMNTQLDEGAGQALGRLIEAKGFEVHGGVFPSEIQADDDGQVTGVLMADGRIIPADIVIVAIGVKPRDELFRAAEGEESLFDLGPRGGVVINDYCATQVPGIWAIGEVANFEGMCLGLVAPANTMAEIVADRLHGGEATFPGFDTATKLKLSGVDVASFGDAFARTEHALEIVYADPARGVYQKIVTTDDAKTLLGGIFVGDAAPYTSLRPLLGRELPAEPGAYLTAAGGGEAPETELPDDATLCSCNNVTAGTIRDAINGCGACDGNAPVQELGELKGCTRAGTQCGSCVPMLKKLLETELTKSGVEVSKALCEHIELSRQELFDAIRVLELTSFEEIMAKYGTGAGCDICKPTIANILASQNSNYVLDAGRGTLQDTNDRALANMQKDGTYSVVPRIAGGEITPKKLGVIAAVAEKYNLYTKITGGQRIDMFGARLEQLPEIWKELVDAGFESGQAYGKSLRTVKSCVGSTWCRFGVQDSVAMAIQLELRYRGLRSPHKLKMGVSGCARECAEARGKDVGVIATADGWNLYVGGNGGATPAHAQLLAKDLDDETLIKYIDRYFMYYIRTADRLQRTARWQEELDGGIKHVEDVVVHDTLGIAEDLEAAMAKHVDTYVDEWADTLKDPERLRRFRSFVNAPDQKDDSITFVPDERGQMRPATAEEKGKVLIGASIPMRPRDENEV
- the nirD gene encoding nitrite reductase small subunit NirD produces the protein MTATLELEDLATGYAGWHRVCAVEDLELAWGEAALVAGQQVALFRTAPGEVFAVAQEDPATGAFVMARGILGSRGTRPTIASPLHKEVYDLETGECFGNADLRLATFATRIVDGVIEVEL
- a CDS encoding phospho-sugar mutase → MTPSEADLQLLNDARAWAAQDPDPLTAATLTELVKLTEAGTPAARQDLEDSFRGTLQFGTAGLRAALGPGPNRMNRVVVRRAAAGFANFLVRTVAEAAPGTRPRAVVGYDARYNSDIFAAETAAVLTAAGIETFLMPAALPTPLLAYAVRALECDGGVMVTASHNPPQDNGYKVYLGRHAVEENGRGAQIVAPYDAVIATEISNVGDLASIPLAQDGWTVLDAGIVQDYEAATAGLANRGLFPARNLKIVLTPLHGVGGTTAVAVLRAAGFTDVTLVSEQAEPDPDFPTVSFPNPEEPGALDLALGAAMQADADIVLANDPDADRAAVAAKDPDTGAWRMLRGDEVGALLGAHVVARLAAAGVDDSEGDAGGGVFANSIVSSRLLSRIAAAAGYAHEETLTGFKWISRVPRLVYGYEEALGYCVAPDLVRDKDGLSAAVLIAELAAAAKSEGKTIFDTLDELYLVHGLHASDQLNIRVGDLGLLDAMMNRLRVNQPESFGGSAVESFVDLAEGSEQLPPTDGLLYVTRDLSRVIIRPSGTEPKLKCYLEVIKSVGSAAELPEARLAARAALDQVLTDVREALGL
- a CDS encoding RrF2 family transcriptional regulator, whose amino-acid sequence is MKLNQGVEWALHCCVNMAWAPAGEPISSGRLAELYKLPPAYLNKQLQCLVRAGVLQSVSGPKGGFQLARRADRISVLDVVLAIEGRDLAFRCDGILANCPGGDADEDYLRSCIISQSMRHAELAWRTELARQTVAGIAQSLERRFPQARADSLAQLLATNNGRD